The Streptomyces avermitilis MA-4680 = NBRC 14893 genome contains a region encoding:
- a CDS encoding helix-turn-helix transcriptional regulator, whose translation MTNAIGANIKRLREARGYSQARLAHEVCRAAGVIGDPVGRQEVSRWETGKRTPREWLPFIAAALGVSADTLRAPLAPPEPPLPTLADFLPEGDPLSPLQGHSGRRIGMGAVEDLQQRVHGLRLADDVLAGGDLIRPALRELRSAVKLYREGSHTSEVGRQLLRQIGEVAQIAGWIASDAGQHAEAERIYRLGISAARQAEDHTLAGNIAGSLAYQLSNTGREVEGLKLARAAVNETGPDAPPKARALYLDRVAWAHVKAGGIENGQQAMRALGEAGQALSDDSAGTESPAYMYWVDAGELRVMESRVYTELHRPLRAVPLLREVLSGYDATHTREMALYLSWMAVALADANEPEEAAAVAERVVSLASDIPSERTAERVRVILQRLREYADVPEVATLLAEHQVT comes from the coding sequence ATGACCAATGCCATCGGGGCCAACATCAAAAGGCTGCGGGAAGCGCGCGGCTACAGCCAGGCACGGCTAGCCCATGAGGTGTGCCGGGCAGCCGGGGTCATTGGTGATCCGGTCGGCCGCCAGGAAGTCAGCCGGTGGGAGACAGGGAAACGCACGCCGCGGGAATGGCTGCCGTTCATCGCTGCCGCTTTAGGCGTGTCCGCGGATACCCTGCGCGCGCCCCTGGCGCCCCCTGAGCCGCCTTTGCCGACGCTGGCCGACTTCCTGCCCGAGGGTGACCCACTGAGCCCGCTACAGGGCCACTCAGGGCGCCGGATCGGAATGGGCGCAGTGGAGGACCTACAACAGCGGGTGCATGGCCTACGGCTTGCCGACGACGTCCTAGCCGGTGGAGACCTGATCCGCCCCGCGCTGCGTGAACTGCGCTCCGCCGTGAAGCTGTACCGGGAGGGCAGTCACACCAGCGAGGTAGGGCGTCAACTCCTGCGGCAGATAGGGGAGGTGGCACAGATTGCAGGATGGATTGCAAGCGACGCTGGCCAGCATGCGGAAGCTGAGCGGATCTACCGGCTCGGAATCAGCGCTGCGAGGCAGGCGGAGGATCACACCCTTGCCGGGAACATTGCCGGAAGCCTGGCCTACCAACTCAGCAACACAGGCAGGGAAGTTGAGGGGCTGAAACTGGCCCGTGCGGCGGTCAATGAGACTGGTCCCGACGCTCCGCCAAAGGCTCGCGCGCTGTACCTGGACCGGGTGGCATGGGCGCACGTCAAGGCGGGCGGAATAGAGAACGGGCAACAGGCAATGCGGGCCCTGGGGGAGGCCGGGCAGGCACTCAGCGACGACAGCGCCGGTACGGAATCGCCCGCCTATATGTATTGGGTCGACGCTGGCGAACTGCGGGTCATGGAATCTCGCGTCTACACAGAGCTGCACCGGCCCTTGCGCGCCGTGCCATTGCTGCGGGAAGTGCTCAGCGGATACGACGCGACCCATACCCGCGAAATGGCCCTGTATCTGTCATGGATGGCCGTTGCGCTCGCTGATGCCAATGAGCCCGAGGAAGCGGCAGCAGTAGCCGAACGGGTTGTCTCGCTAGCCTCTGACATTCCCTCGGAGCGGACAGCGGAACGGGTCCGGGTGATCCTTCAACGCTTGCGCGAATACGCGGACGTGCCGGAAGTTGCAACGCTACTCGCTGAACACCAGGTCACTTAG
- a CDS encoding transfer protein spdA translates to MAVDLFLVWAVRSRRDVLFAVAVAVSANVAGVLTAESLASVDTWVSAGLHAVFPVTLYRMHRPWVTAQAPAVAVPVPADPAPPIVAPAATEPLPDSWPDTDLWQDFEASAPDAPQDDPVTPPTAEDVRTVMASLAADNGRPVTGRMLADHYSVSERTGRRYLALAGGE, encoded by the coding sequence GTGGCCGTCGACCTGTTCCTAGTCTGGGCAGTCCGGTCACGCCGTGACGTCCTGTTCGCCGTGGCCGTGGCCGTGTCCGCCAACGTGGCCGGAGTGCTGACCGCGGAATCACTCGCCAGCGTCGACACGTGGGTTTCGGCCGGACTGCACGCCGTGTTCCCCGTGACCCTGTACCGGATGCACCGGCCATGGGTGACCGCTCAGGCGCCTGCCGTGGCCGTACCGGTCCCCGCGGACCCTGCGCCCCCGATAGTCGCTCCTGCGGCCACTGAGCCCCTGCCGGACAGTTGGCCGGACACCGACCTATGGCAGGACTTCGAAGCCAGCGCGCCGGATGCTCCGCAGGATGACCCGGTCACTCCCCCGACCGCCGAGGACGTGCGCACGGTCATGGCCTCACTCGCTGCGGACAATGGCCGACCGGTTACCGGCCGGATGCTGGCCGACCATTACAGCGTGTCCGAGCGGACCGGACGCCGGTACCTCGCGCTGGCCGGTGGCGAATGA